The following are encoded together in the Halopseudomonas salegens genome:
- a CDS encoding acyltransferase — protein sequence MPNWLTGILTCLLVLINTLIGIGPMLLLGIIKALIPHPWVRRETSRAIMWIANTWAELNKSIFALLTPTRWDIRCDIPLYRDHSYLVICNHQSWVDIPALVQALNYKVPYYKFFLKKELIWVPFLGLAFWALDYPFMKRYSKAHLEKHPEDKGKDLDITRRACEKFHGIPVTVVNYLEGTRFTPAKQAAQASPYRYLLKPKSGGMAFAMAALGEQMKSLLDVTIVYPGNQPPGFWQWVSGQVSEVIVDIRGRDVPLELFHGDYANDPAFRQQFQAWVQVLWQTKDERIASLRQELS from the coding sequence ATGCCCAATTGGCTAACCGGAATCCTGACTTGTCTGTTGGTGCTGATCAATACCCTGATCGGCATCGGGCCAATGCTGCTGCTCGGCATCATCAAAGCCTTGATTCCGCACCCCTGGGTGCGGCGCGAAACCTCCCGCGCCATCATGTGGATCGCCAACACATGGGCAGAACTCAATAAAAGCATTTTTGCCCTGCTCACGCCGACTCGCTGGGATATCCGCTGTGACATACCCTTATACCGCGATCACTCCTATCTGGTCATCTGCAACCATCAGAGTTGGGTGGATATTCCGGCGTTGGTGCAGGCGTTGAACTACAAAGTACCCTATTACAAGTTTTTCCTGAAAAAGGAGCTGATCTGGGTGCCCTTTCTAGGCCTCGCATTCTGGGCTCTGGATTACCCGTTCATGAAGCGTTACAGCAAGGCTCATCTGGAAAAGCACCCCGAAGACAAAGGCAAAGACCTCGACATTACCCGCCGTGCCTGCGAGAAATTCCATGGTATTCCAGTTACCGTAGTCAACTATCTTGAAGGTACCCGCTTTACCCCCGCCAAACAGGCCGCCCAGGCCTCACCCTATCGCTATTTGCTGAAACCGAAATCAGGCGGCATGGCCTTTGCCATGGCGGCTCTTGGTGAGCAGATGAAATCACTGCTGGATGTCACCATCGTCTACCCGGGCAACCAGCCACCGGGATTCTGGCAATGGGTCAGCGGTCAGGTCAGCGAAGTGATTGTCGACATTCGAGGCCGGGATGTCCCGCTTGAGCTGTTTCATGGCGATTACGCCAACGATCCGGCTTTCCGGCAGCAGTTCCAGGCCTGGGTACAGGTACTCTGGCAGACCAAGGATGAACGGATCGCCAGTCTTCGTCAGGAGCTGAGCTGA
- a CDS encoding TonB-dependent receptor domain-containing protein → MKTRFLLLPALLATSIAQANTPVDQLPDTLVTASRVEQPRSAALAANTVFTRSDIERLQARSVPELLSRVPGLQQNRNGGIPSYFLRGTNTNQTLVLVDGQRIASTTAGIARIDYLNIDNVERVEVIRGPRSSVFGADAIGGVIQIFTRQPEPGLQPTVRLGMATEHTREHSVSLMGGNQDTRFALGASLDETHGFDRTTDQVGNDSDRDASRNKALYLNVTHALNADWQTGLSLNDQRGKNEFDDAFDLVPGNPEDQFRVSSYQAHLQGQLSQVWSSRLELGRSFDRNKTVGSGSPWNDGSIETTRHSASWLNQLTLSPEHDLTLGSDWHKDRLSSTNAYSKTSRENWAVFAQHRWTTDQFSTEVGVRHDDNQHFGTESSFNAALAIPVGDWQQWILSYSEGFRAPTFNDLYAPPGWGGNPNLNAETSKNWELQWRGQLAQADIEAALFHNTIDDLIAWNPSTSQVENINRARIQGAEAAINTTLLGWNSRTAITLIDPRDRDTGHTLQLRAKRSISQDLDRQFGDIGIGATWQAFSQRFRNPSNDGTLSGYATLDLRGSWQASQSLRWELKVQNLFDRDYALGTYSRPTGPWPAPSLTLPYAQPGRTALLAVTWTPHL, encoded by the coding sequence ATGAAAACCCGTTTTTTACTGCTGCCGGCCCTGTTGGCCACCAGTATTGCTCAGGCCAACACCCCGGTCGATCAACTACCCGATACCCTGGTAACCGCTTCACGCGTGGAACAACCACGCAGCGCCGCGCTGGCGGCCAATACCGTGTTTACCCGCAGTGACATCGAGCGCTTGCAGGCACGCAGCGTACCCGAGCTGCTCAGCCGCGTACCCGGCCTGCAGCAAAACCGCAATGGCGGTATTCCGTCCTATTTCCTGCGGGGTACCAATACCAACCAGACCCTGGTACTGGTTGACGGGCAGCGCATTGCCTCTACCACCGCCGGCATCGCCCGTATCGATTACCTGAACATCGACAATGTCGAACGGGTTGAAGTCATTCGCGGGCCACGCTCTTCGGTGTTCGGCGCCGACGCCATTGGCGGTGTGATCCAGATATTTACCCGCCAGCCCGAGCCGGGGCTGCAGCCCACAGTGCGGCTGGGCATGGCCACCGAACATACCCGGGAGCACAGTGTCAGCCTGATGGGTGGCAATCAGGACACCCGCTTTGCCCTCGGTGCCAGCCTGGATGAAACCCATGGCTTTGATCGCACTACTGATCAGGTCGGCAACGACAGTGACCGTGATGCTAGCCGCAACAAGGCGCTGTACCTGAATGTAACCCACGCCCTGAACGCTGACTGGCAGACGGGCCTGAGCCTGAATGACCAGCGCGGCAAGAACGAATTTGATGATGCCTTTGATCTCGTCCCCGGCAACCCGGAAGACCAGTTCCGCGTCAGTAGCTATCAGGCCCACCTGCAGGGCCAACTTAGCCAGGTATGGAGCAGCCGGCTGGAGTTGGGTCGCAGTTTTGATCGCAACAAGACCGTCGGCTCCGGCAGCCCGTGGAATGATGGCTCGATCGAAACCACCCGGCATTCAGCCAGCTGGCTGAATCAGCTCACACTCAGCCCTGAACACGACCTGACTCTGGGCAGCGACTGGCACAAGGATCGTCTGTCTTCAACCAATGCCTACAGCAAGACCAGTCGGGAAAACTGGGCGGTATTTGCCCAGCACCGCTGGACCACCGACCAGTTTTCTACCGAGGTTGGTGTGCGCCATGACGATAACCAGCATTTCGGTACCGAGAGCAGCTTCAACGCGGCGCTGGCGATTCCGGTCGGCGACTGGCAGCAGTGGATTCTGAGTTACTCCGAAGGCTTCCGTGCGCCAACCTTCAATGATCTCTACGCCCCGCCTGGCTGGGGTGGCAACCCGAACCTGAACGCTGAAACCTCGAAAAACTGGGAACTGCAATGGCGAGGCCAACTGGCTCAGGCCGACATTGAAGCCGCGCTTTTCCATAATACGATTGATGACCTGATTGCCTGGAATCCGAGCACGTCGCAAGTGGAAAATATCAATCGTGCCCGCATCCAGGGTGCCGAAGCAGCCATCAATACCACCTTGCTTGGCTGGAACAGCCGTACTGCCATTACCCTGATCGACCCGCGTGATCGCGACACCGGGCATACCCTGCAACTGCGCGCCAAGCGCAGCATCAGTCAGGACCTGGACCGCCAGTTCGGCGACATCGGCATTGGTGCCACCTGGCAGGCTTTCAGCCAACGCTTCCGTAACCCGAGCAATGACGGCACCCTGTCCGGTTATGCCACGCTGGATCTTCGCGGTAGCTGGCAAGCCAGTCAGAGCCTGCGCTGGGAGCTGAAAGTACAAAACCTGTTTGACCGTGATTACGCACTGGGTACCTATTCACGCCCGACTGGCCCCTGGCCCGCACCATCACTCACTTTGCCCTATGCCCAACCGGGCCGCACTGCCCTGCTGGCAGTTACCTGGACACCACACCTGTGA
- a CDS encoding SLC13 family permease — MTQDQWLIFGILGTTIVLFLFGRWRHDLIALLSLLACVLAGLTPSAEAFLGFAHPAVITVAAILILSHGLQKTGAVESMAQRLLPDTESPLIALGALTLVGALLSAFMNNVGAMALLMPIAMQHAARQGIPPGKVLMPLAFGTILGGMTTLIGTPPNLIVAGFRAEHTGSGFTMFDFTPVGLGVALVGIIFAVAFSRWLVPHREQSNAESFDTGTYLTEVRIGDDASLIDKTLREAELLLEDDDAQIVGMVRNDFRVTAPLPGRRLHAGDILVIEAEPESLGSTLTRLGLKLEESVKPEAADDAEDEDDETTEHQEADNKTDGKASETSEKTDISRVRASRHNTDNNETADEEETPKSTKRNSNDEIVIQELVIQPNALLLGLTATDLQIRSRFGINLLAISRQGHRSIKRLRWTELDAGDVMLMQGPPEAIAGFASEYQCIPLAQRPILIPNQRKAWTALGIMLAAVLAAATGSLSAALAFTAGVVGYMVTRVVPVRRIYDGIDWPIIVLLGALMPMAAAMANTGAADLLAQGLLDQLAQGNAIIALTLTLIITMTLSDFMNNAATAAVMCPIAISIAAQLGVDADSFLMAVAIGASCAFLTPIGHQNNTLILGPGGFRFSDYWRLGLPMEILVVLVSIPLLLFFWPL, encoded by the coding sequence ATGACTCAGGACCAGTGGCTGATTTTCGGGATTCTCGGCACCACCATAGTACTGTTTCTGTTCGGCCGTTGGCGCCATGACCTGATTGCCCTGTTATCGCTGCTGGCTTGCGTACTGGCCGGGCTGACGCCCAGTGCCGAAGCCTTTCTCGGCTTTGCCCACCCGGCCGTGATTACTGTCGCTGCCATTCTCATACTCAGCCATGGCCTGCAGAAAACAGGTGCCGTTGAATCCATGGCCCAGCGTTTGTTGCCAGACACTGAGAGCCCGTTGATTGCCCTCGGCGCTCTGACCCTGGTTGGTGCACTGCTGTCCGCCTTTATGAACAATGTCGGTGCCATGGCCTTGTTGATGCCAATTGCCATGCAGCATGCGGCACGACAGGGCATCCCGCCCGGAAAAGTACTCATGCCACTGGCTTTTGGCACTATTCTGGGCGGCATGACCACGCTGATCGGTACCCCGCCCAACCTGATTGTCGCTGGCTTTCGTGCTGAACATACCGGCAGCGGTTTTACCATGTTCGACTTTACGCCTGTCGGCCTCGGAGTAGCCTTGGTCGGTATCATTTTTGCCGTGGCTTTTTCCCGTTGGCTGGTGCCACATCGTGAGCAGAGCAATGCCGAAAGCTTTGATACCGGCACCTACCTGACTGAAGTCCGCATAGGCGACGACGCCAGCCTGATAGACAAAACCCTGCGTGAAGCGGAGCTATTGCTGGAAGATGACGATGCGCAGATTGTCGGCATGGTACGCAACGACTTTCGCGTCACCGCTCCACTGCCCGGCCGGCGCTTGCATGCCGGCGACATCCTGGTCATTGAAGCCGAGCCGGAAAGCCTGGGGTCGACCCTGACCCGCCTGGGGCTGAAACTGGAAGAGTCCGTCAAACCCGAAGCTGCCGATGACGCCGAGGATGAAGACGACGAAACCACAGAACACCAGGAAGCGGATAACAAGACTGACGGCAAGGCCAGCGAAACGAGCGAGAAGACAGATATTTCTCGCGTCCGCGCCAGCCGCCATAACACCGACAACAACGAAACGGCCGACGAGGAAGAAACACCCAAAAGCACCAAGCGCAACAGCAATGATGAAATCGTGATTCAGGAACTGGTCATCCAGCCCAATGCCCTGCTATTGGGTCTGACAGCCACAGATCTGCAGATTCGCAGCCGCTTCGGTATCAATCTGCTCGCCATCTCGCGCCAGGGCCACCGCTCGATCAAACGCCTGCGCTGGACCGAGCTTGATGCGGGTGATGTGATGTTGATGCAGGGGCCGCCCGAAGCAATAGCCGGCTTTGCCTCTGAGTACCAGTGCATCCCTCTGGCCCAGCGGCCGATCCTGATTCCCAACCAGCGCAAGGCGTGGACCGCTCTGGGCATCATGTTGGCTGCCGTGCTGGCGGCGGCCACCGGCTCCTTGTCAGCAGCGCTGGCCTTTACCGCCGGCGTGGTCGGTTACATGGTAACGCGCGTAGTGCCGGTCAGACGCATTTATGACGGTATCGACTGGCCCATCATCGTACTGCTTGGCGCCCTGATGCCGATGGCCGCAGCCATGGCCAATACGGGAGCCGCCGATCTGCTGGCACAGGGGTTGCTCGATCAACTGGCTCAGGGCAACGCCATTATTGCCCTGACGCTGACTCTGATCATCACCATGACATTGTCCGATTTCATGAACAATGCCGCCACTGCCGCTGTCATGTGCCCTATCGCCATCAGTATTGCTGCCCAGTTGGGTGTGGATGCGGACAGCTTTCTGATGGCCGTTGCCATCGGTGCTTCCTGTGCTTTTCTGACCCCGATTGGTCACCAGAACAATACCCTGATTCTGGGGCCCGGCGGCTTTCGCTTCAGCGACTACTGGCGTCTCGGCTTGCCAATGGAAATACTGGTGGTACTGGTCAGTATTCCCTTGCTGCTGTTTTTCTGGCCCCTCTGA
- a CDS encoding sensor domain-containing diguanylate cyclase → MSTSFDMNELHWLLDIVQSIDVGVVVLDRDYRIEVWNSFMENHSGMETGKVRLQPLFELFPEIDASWFTQKVENAVMLGTRAFTIWEQRPNLFHFKSYQPVTGLADEMYQNVTILPLRSTSGTIDHVCLIVYDVTNVAVNKRQLESANMQLRELADLDGLTGLLNRRYWEQCLQHEFARHLRYDEPASLVIFDIDHFKRFNDTYGHQLGDEVIREVARLTRQLARETDFAGRYGGEEFVVLLPNTDIQGAVQFAERLRNSIARLRIDHQGEPLTVTISLGVAGMQAEMANHQALIEAADQALYHSKERGRNCTTLHPDLPAEV, encoded by the coding sequence ATGAGCACATCTTTCGACATGAACGAACTGCACTGGCTGCTGGATATTGTCCAGAGCATCGACGTCGGCGTGGTGGTGCTGGACCGCGATTACCGCATAGAAGTGTGGAACAGTTTCATGGAAAACCACTCCGGCATGGAAACCGGCAAGGTGCGCCTGCAGCCGTTGTTTGAGTTGTTTCCCGAGATAGATGCCAGCTGGTTCACGCAAAAAGTGGAAAACGCGGTCATGCTCGGCACCCGCGCCTTTACCATCTGGGAACAACGTCCCAACCTGTTCCACTTCAAGAGCTATCAACCGGTCACCGGTCTGGCCGATGAAATGTACCAGAACGTCACCATTTTGCCCCTGCGCAGTACCAGTGGCACCATCGACCATGTTTGCCTGATCGTGTATGACGTGACCAATGTCGCGGTGAACAAACGCCAGCTCGAATCCGCCAATATGCAGTTGCGTGAACTGGCCGATCTGGATGGTCTCACCGGCTTGCTCAACCGGCGTTACTGGGAGCAGTGCCTGCAACACGAATTTGCTCGTCACCTGCGTTATGACGAACCTGCCAGCCTGGTTATTTTCGATATTGATCATTTCAAGCGCTTCAACGACACCTACGGCCATCAACTCGGTGATGAAGTCATCCGCGAGGTCGCCCGCCTGACTCGCCAACTGGCGCGGGAAACGGATTTTGCCGGGCGCTATGGTGGCGAAGAGTTTGTCGTTCTGCTGCCAAATACCGATATCCAGGGTGCCGTGCAGTTTGCCGAACGACTGCGCAATTCCATCGCCCGCCTGCGCATTGACCACCAGGGTGAGCCATTGACGGTGACCATCAGCCTTGGTGTAGCCGGTATGCAAGCAGAGATGGCCAACCATCAGGCACTGATTGAAGCGGCGGACCAGGCGCTCTACCATTCCAAAGAGCGCGGCCGAAATTGCACCACCTTGCACCCCGACCTGCCTGCCGAGGTCTGA
- the ald gene encoding alanine dehydrogenase: MLIGVPREIKNHEYRVGLTPQAVAELVQHGHSVWVETAAGEAIGFADQAYRAAGAQLTDAGSIFEQADLIIKVKEPQAGERKQLRSGQTLFTYLHLAPDPEQTTDLLASRATCIAYETVTDAQGRLPLLAPMSEVAGRMAIQAGASCLEKARGGRGVLLGGVPGVPRGRVVILGGGVVGANALAMAVGMGADVVVLDKNPHVLRQLDERYGNRIQTLFSTQAEVATQLQQADLVIGAVLIPGAAAPRLISRKLLADMLPGAVLVDVAIDQGGCAETSRPTTHADPTYVVDDVIHYCVANMPGAVARTSTQALNNATLPFVLALANKGIKKALAEDRYLLTGLNVAAGQLTNAEVADALQREWIPPQQALEQLT; encoded by the coding sequence ATGCTGATCGGGGTACCGCGAGAGATAAAAAACCATGAATACCGGGTTGGCCTGACACCGCAAGCGGTCGCGGAGCTGGTGCAGCACGGGCATTCGGTGTGGGTCGAAACTGCGGCCGGGGAAGCCATCGGTTTTGCTGACCAGGCTTACCGCGCCGCCGGGGCACAATTGACCGACGCGGGCTCGATTTTCGAGCAAGCGGACCTGATCATCAAGGTCAAGGAACCACAGGCTGGCGAGCGTAAACAACTACGGAGCGGGCAAACACTGTTTACCTATCTGCACCTGGCGCCGGACCCGGAGCAGACGACGGACTTGCTTGCCTCCAGGGCGACTTGTATTGCCTATGAAACCGTTACCGATGCCCAGGGAAGGCTACCGCTGCTGGCACCGATGTCGGAAGTGGCCGGGCGAATGGCGATTCAGGCCGGAGCCAGCTGTCTGGAAAAAGCCAGGGGTGGTCGCGGTGTTTTGCTGGGCGGAGTACCCGGTGTGCCGCGCGGCAGGGTGGTGATTCTCGGCGGTGGTGTGGTGGGCGCCAATGCGTTGGCCATGGCGGTCGGTATGGGAGCTGATGTGGTCGTACTGGACAAGAATCCACATGTGCTGCGGCAACTGGACGAACGCTATGGCAACCGCATTCAGACGCTGTTTTCTACCCAGGCTGAAGTTGCCACCCAGCTGCAGCAGGCTGACCTGGTCATCGGGGCAGTATTGATTCCCGGGGCGGCGGCACCCCGACTGATCAGCCGGAAGCTGCTTGCCGATATGCTCCCTGGCGCGGTGCTGGTGGATGTGGCCATTGACCAGGGTGGCTGTGCGGAAACGTCCCGTCCGACCACCCATGCCGACCCGACTTATGTGGTCGATGATGTCATCCATTACTGTGTAGCCAATATGCCAGGTGCTGTGGCGCGCACCTCGACCCAGGCGTTGAATAATGCCACCTTGCCCTTTGTTCTCGCCCTGGCCAACAAGGGCATAAAGAAGGCTCTGGCAGAAGACCGATATCTGTTGACCGGGCTTAACGTCGCCGCTGGTCAGTTGACCAATGCCGAGGTGGCCGATGCCTTGCAACGGGAGTGGATTCCCCCTCAGCAGGCCCTTGAGCAATTGACTTGA
- a CDS encoding response regulator, giving the protein MSQIPLLVCDDSGMARKQLIRSLPADWPFRITQAVNGIEGLEAIRQGDGQVVLLDLTMPELDGFGVLSQLREEGLAAEVIVVSGDVQDEAVRRAKALGARAFIKKPADPLQLAAALDDLGLTIELQATDDASPAAPEMPQVSFRDAFREVSNVAMGRAAELLGRVLGVFIKLPIPNVNILEVGELHMTLADAQNDRQLSAICQGYIGGGIAGEALLIFHDSEIEDIARLLHARNDENSHLEMQLDLASIIIGACLNGLSEQLNINLSQGHPMVLGQHCPIDDLIRINQRRWKRTLAVEISYSLEELDVHFDLLLLFTEDSVPRLREILDFMLD; this is encoded by the coding sequence TTGAGCCAGATTCCCCTGCTCGTCTGTGATGATTCCGGCATGGCCCGCAAGCAGCTGATTCGTTCGCTGCCTGCTGACTGGCCATTTCGCATCACCCAGGCGGTTAATGGTATCGAAGGCCTGGAAGCGATCCGCCAGGGTGACGGTCAAGTGGTGTTGCTGGATTTGACCATGCCTGAGCTGGATGGATTTGGCGTACTCAGCCAGTTGCGTGAAGAAGGGCTCGCAGCGGAAGTCATCGTTGTTTCCGGTGACGTACAGGATGAGGCTGTGCGCCGTGCCAAGGCGCTCGGTGCCAGAGCCTTCATCAAGAAACCAGCCGATCCGTTGCAATTGGCTGCAGCGCTCGATGATCTCGGCCTGACTATCGAACTGCAGGCTACCGATGACGCGTCTCCAGCGGCGCCGGAAATGCCGCAGGTTTCATTCCGCGACGCTTTCCGGGAAGTCTCCAACGTGGCTATGGGGCGGGCGGCCGAACTGCTGGGCCGCGTGCTCGGTGTATTTATCAAGCTGCCGATTCCCAATGTGAATATCCTCGAGGTCGGCGAACTGCATATGACCTTGGCCGATGCCCAGAACGACCGGCAATTGTCGGCCATCTGCCAGGGCTACATCGGCGGCGGGATAGCCGGTGAAGCCCTGCTGATATTTCATGACTCGGAAATCGAAGACATTGCCCGCCTGCTGCATGCGCGCAATGACGAAAACTCCCATCTGGAAATGCAACTGGATCTCGCCAGTATCATTATTGGCGCCTGCCTCAACGGCCTGTCCGAACAACTGAATATCAATTTATCGCAGGGGCACCCCATGGTGCTGGGGCAACACTGCCCGATTGATGACCTGATACGCATCAACCAGCGGCGCTGGAAGCGAACCCTGGCGGTAGAAATCAGTTACAGCCTGGAAGAGCTGGACGTGCATTTCGATCTGTTACTGCTGTTTACCGAAGACTCGGTGCCGCGCTTGCGCGAAATCCTTGACTTCATGCTGGACTGA
- the lnt gene encoding apolipoprotein N-acyltransferase has protein sequence MSRFNPLLSRRDSFSLLAADARPERSFLSAGILAIVSGILWFIPWLAPALFVTAWLAPVPLLMALQRANALRAFLLGWLAGSVCFAGAGYWMIDFAINLRGVSWPTSLALASLFWIYAGLALGVGCLLAQFLRRAFPAWQFVTFPLALVVSMGVFPLLFETRFAEAQTGFLLALQGVDLVGAQGLDFLMLMFAVLIFQCLSWRHDAGRWLRHPSLLGWGLLVVWFAYSGSSWLYWEREVAGWSTKRIGLVQPNDAPSIEVPPPPPGFSRENPPEMQASQRLVDAGAELIIWPEARYKGYFERYSVRQAYARQVAEWGVPLVFHDAESQWVGGEQVGFNTVSLLDAQGHGGGHYRKMERMPFGEYLPAFFSMPGIDWLTQRFLGEFLRPLAAGSHHGVFFLDDLLLVPKICYETAFPASVAAAIGDDAAGKVLLFVSQDNWFGETSQPFQHRDMSIVRGIENRVPMIHVINNGPSVVASPSGRVVASTRAFSQTEMVAEMPFSATAGGSFFSRNPLLFNTFINVLMMILLALGIVRYVRRMRRNRKG, from the coding sequence ATGTCCCGATTCAATCCGCTGCTCAGTCGACGAGACAGCTTTTCTCTGTTGGCAGCGGATGCCAGACCCGAACGCAGCTTCTTGTCTGCCGGCATCCTGGCGATAGTCAGCGGTATTCTCTGGTTCATTCCCTGGTTGGCCCCGGCTCTTTTTGTGACCGCGTGGCTGGCCCCCGTTCCTCTCCTGATGGCACTGCAGCGTGCCAATGCATTGCGTGCATTCCTGCTTGGCTGGTTAGCCGGTAGTGTCTGTTTTGCCGGCGCCGGATACTGGATGATTGATTTCGCCATCAACCTGCGTGGGGTCAGTTGGCCGACGAGTCTGGCTTTGGCGTCTCTGTTCTGGATCTATGCCGGATTGGCTCTGGGTGTTGGCTGTTTATTGGCCCAGTTTCTGCGCCGGGCGTTTCCTGCCTGGCAATTTGTCACTTTCCCCTTGGCCCTGGTCGTCAGCATGGGGGTATTCCCATTGCTGTTCGAGACCCGTTTTGCCGAAGCTCAGACCGGATTTTTGCTCGCCTTGCAGGGCGTTGATCTGGTCGGCGCTCAGGGTCTTGACTTCCTTATGCTGATGTTTGCCGTGCTGATCTTTCAATGCTTGAGCTGGCGTCACGATGCCGGGCGCTGGTTGCGCCACCCCAGCCTGCTGGGATGGGGGTTGCTGGTGGTCTGGTTTGCCTACAGCGGCAGCAGCTGGCTGTATTGGGAGCGTGAGGTGGCGGGGTGGTCGACCAAGCGGATTGGCCTGGTGCAACCCAATGATGCGCCGAGCATCGAAGTGCCGCCGCCGCCGCCCGGCTTTTCTCGCGAGAATCCACCGGAAATGCAGGCCAGCCAGCGGCTGGTGGATGCGGGAGCCGAATTGATTATCTGGCCAGAGGCGCGTTACAAAGGGTATTTCGAGCGCTATTCGGTGCGTCAGGCCTACGCTCGGCAGGTCGCCGAGTGGGGCGTACCGCTGGTCTTCCATGATGCGGAATCACAGTGGGTGGGTGGTGAGCAAGTGGGGTTCAATACAGTCAGTTTGCTGGATGCCCAGGGGCACGGCGGTGGCCACTATCGAAAGATGGAGAGAATGCCTTTTGGTGAATATCTACCGGCTTTTTTCAGCATGCCGGGCATTGACTGGTTGACCCAGCGTTTTCTCGGTGAGTTTCTTCGCCCGCTGGCAGCGGGTAGTCATCATGGGGTGTTCTTCCTGGATGATCTGCTTCTGGTACCGAAAATTTGCTATGAAACTGCGTTTCCGGCTTCGGTGGCGGCAGCCATCGGTGATGATGCGGCAGGCAAGGTGCTGCTTTTTGTCTCGCAGGACAACTGGTTCGGTGAAACCAGTCAGCCATTCCAGCATCGCGACATGTCCATTGTGCGCGGGATCGAAAACCGCGTCCCCATGATTCATGTGATCAACAACGGGCCTTCCGTGGTGGCCAGTCCCAGTGGTCGGGTTGTTGCCAGTACGCGGGCTTTCAGCCAGACAGAAATGGTTGCCGAGATGCCTTTCTCGGCAACCGCGGGCGGCAGTTTTTTCAGCCGAAACCCGCTGTTATTCAACACCTTCATCAATGTGCTGATGATGATCCTGCTGGCGCTGGGGATTGTGCGCTACGTCAGACGGATGCGTCGAAACCGGAAAGGCTGA
- a CDS encoding GGDEF domain-containing protein: MADILSNPHQHQRKVLRALLWLTVFVAGWLGLVNLQRGLFWLGVLDLVYAGFSMALLLIVNRTPRLRLWSLVYLLPFLTITVYSLTLPDTSHTGFAYIQAIPIVSYLLLGVRPGFWLSLLFVSLGVLAYSYRFLLGGELIISVVSLLNIIISSFAIMLFSHIYERSRVQNENHLRELAATDTLTGLSNRMSLSGTFQRECSRALRLQAPLSLVVIDIDHFKYINDRHGHAGGDLALCHLADNLRERLRDSDLICRLGGEEFALLLPDTNLEQAARLTDKLRQWLAERPVPLPGEEYVLTFSAGVATLGEDAADLDSLLLVADRRMYEAKAGGRNQVVAAGQHYRLSAEPPAGRS; the protein is encoded by the coding sequence ATGGCTGACATCCTGAGCAATCCGCACCAGCATCAGCGCAAGGTTCTGCGCGCCTTGCTGTGGCTGACCGTTTTTGTTGCTGGCTGGCTGGGTCTGGTCAATCTTCAGCGCGGGCTTTTCTGGCTGGGTGTTCTGGATCTGGTCTACGCCGGCTTTTCCATGGCGTTATTGTTGATTGTAAACCGCACACCCCGGTTACGGCTCTGGAGTCTGGTTTACCTGCTGCCGTTTTTGACCATTACGGTTTACAGCCTCACTTTGCCTGATACCTCACACACGGGATTTGCCTACATTCAGGCCATTCCCATTGTGTCCTACCTGTTGCTCGGGGTGCGTCCTGGTTTCTGGCTTTCTCTGCTGTTTGTCAGCCTGGGTGTTCTGGCCTACAGCTATCGCTTTCTGTTGGGGGGCGAGTTGATTATCAGCGTGGTATCACTGCTCAACATCATCATAAGCAGTTTTGCCATCATGCTGTTTTCGCATATTTACGAGCGCAGTCGGGTGCAGAATGAAAACCATCTGCGCGAGCTGGCAGCCACCGATACCCTGACCGGGCTCTCCAACCGCATGTCCCTGTCCGGTACATTTCAGCGCGAGTGCAGCAGGGCGCTGCGGTTGCAAGCCCCGCTGAGCCTGGTGGTGATCGATATTGATCATTTCAAGTACATCAATGATAGGCATGGTCATGCCGGCGGCGATCTTGCGCTATGCCATCTGGCGGACAACCTGCGTGAGCGGCTGCGTGACAGTGACCTGATTTGCCGACTGGGGGGTGAGGAATTCGCCCTGCTGTTACCGGACACCAATCTGGAACAGGCCGCGCGCCTGACCGACAAGCTGCGCCAGTGGCTGGCCGAGCGGCCGGTTCCGTTGCCGGGCGAAGAATACGTATTGACCTTCAGCGCCGGGGTCGCAACCCTGGGAGAGGATGCCGCTGATCTGGATAGCCTGTTGCTGGTTGCTGACCGGCGAATGTATGAAGCCAAGGCTGGAGGCCGCAATCAGGTCGTGGCGGCGGGGCAGCATTACCGGTTGTCGGCGGAGCCGCCAGCAGGCAGGTCATGA
- a CDS encoding TraR/DksA family transcriptional regulator — protein MSKVTLQRLQELHDEYANRCDKLQRDLSQAYPSDSVEQAQARENDEVMEALLAEASTLLTQVDAAIERHQEGRYGLCTQCGDVIDDARLQALPTAQACIDCADQLSS, from the coding sequence ATGAGTAAAGTGACTCTGCAGCGATTGCAGGAACTGCATGATGAATATGCCAACCGCTGCGACAAATTGCAGCGTGATCTCAGCCAGGCTTACCCGAGTGACTCCGTCGAGCAGGCCCAGGCCCGAGAAAATGATGAGGTAATGGAAGCACTGCTGGCTGAAGCCAGTACATTGCTGACACAGGTGGATGCCGCGATTGAGCGACATCAGGAAGGTCGCTACGGGCTATGCACGCAATGCGGTGACGTCATCGATGATGCCCGCCTGCAGGCCTTGCCCACCGCGCAGGCCTGTATTGACTGTGCCGATCAGCTCAGCTCCTGA